The following proteins are co-located in the Nocardia sp. XZ_19_385 genome:
- a CDS encoding alkyl/aryl-sulfatase translates to MDGNNGGNFSRRGVIGAGAAALLATGVASTVTGCESTPATQESTKDQVEPSDHIVDQQQQLAKTLPFDDTRDFADTDRGFVAALEPDVVKDANGKVVWDNDSYSFIRGTCPNSVHPSLWRQSQLVVKQGLYEVVPGIYQVRGLDLSNMTIIEGATGIIVIDPLISQETAAAALKLYRDNRGNRPVTGMIYTHSHVDHFGGGYGVTTPEEVAAGRVPVLAPTGFMDHAVSENIYAGTAMARRSAYMYGAALPRGEKGQVGAGLGQTTSTGVTTLIPPTRDIATTGQEEVLDGVRIVFQMTPGTEAPAEMNFYFPEHRAMCIAENATHTMHNVLTLRGALVRDPHEWAKYLTEAINMFAGKSDVAFASHHWPTWGTDNIVNFLSSQRDMFGYLNDQTLRMLNQGYVGSEIAEMMQMPPALVKQWNTHGYYGTVSHNVKAVYQRYMGWFDGNPAHLWEHPPVESAKRHVAAMGGAREALSKAQRAYDDGDYRWATQILNYLIFADPGNDRAKMLQASTFEQLGYGAEAGTWRNFYLSGAYELRNGSFGTPTSPPSPSMLDGLTVEQVFDALALQINGPKAWDLHLTTDWTFTDENRTHRAELRNGVLVHWDRTPDDGAPAPDATFTLTRPELIGMLMGGQDPAAAVQSGALKVGGNPSVLAQIKGVVDKPDPNFAIVTP, encoded by the coding sequence ATGGACGGCAACAATGGCGGGAATTTTTCCCGGCGCGGGGTAATCGGGGCCGGGGCGGCCGCCCTGCTGGCGACCGGCGTGGCATCGACGGTGACCGGCTGCGAATCGACTCCGGCGACCCAGGAATCGACGAAGGATCAGGTCGAGCCCAGCGATCACATCGTCGACCAGCAACAGCAGCTCGCCAAGACGTTGCCTTTCGACGACACCCGGGATTTCGCCGACACCGACCGGGGTTTCGTGGCTGCGCTGGAACCCGATGTCGTCAAAGACGCCAACGGTAAAGTGGTGTGGGACAACGATTCCTACTCGTTCATTCGCGGCACCTGCCCGAATTCGGTGCATCCGAGCCTATGGCGGCAGTCCCAATTGGTGGTCAAACAGGGGCTGTACGAGGTGGTTCCCGGGATTTATCAAGTGCGTGGCCTGGATCTGTCGAATATGACGATCATCGAGGGCGCGACCGGCATCATCGTGATCGATCCGCTGATTTCTCAGGAGACTGCGGCGGCGGCGCTGAAGCTGTACCGGGACAACCGTGGCAATCGGCCGGTGACCGGCATGATCTACACCCACTCCCACGTCGATCACTTCGGCGGCGGCTACGGCGTGACGACGCCGGAAGAGGTTGCGGCGGGCCGTGTTCCGGTGCTGGCGCCGACCGGATTCATGGACCATGCGGTGTCGGAGAACATCTACGCCGGTACGGCGATGGCGCGGCGTTCGGCATATATGTACGGCGCCGCCCTGCCGCGCGGCGAGAAGGGGCAGGTCGGCGCAGGTCTCGGTCAGACGACCTCCACCGGGGTCACCACCCTGATTCCGCCGACCCGCGATATCGCCACCACCGGCCAGGAAGAAGTACTCGACGGAGTGCGGATCGTCTTCCAGATGACACCCGGCACCGAAGCGCCCGCCGAAATGAACTTCTATTTCCCCGAGCACCGCGCGATGTGCATCGCCGAGAACGCCACCCACACCATGCACAACGTGCTTACCCTGCGCGGCGCGCTGGTACGGGATCCGCACGAGTGGGCGAAATATCTCACCGAAGCGATCAACATGTTCGCCGGGAAATCCGATGTCGCGTTCGCCTCGCACCACTGGCCGACGTGGGGCACCGACAACATCGTGAATTTCCTGTCCTCGCAACGGGATATGTTCGGCTACCTCAACGATCAGACCCTCCGCATGCTCAATCAGGGTTACGTCGGCAGCGAGATCGCCGAAATGATGCAGATGCCACCGGCGTTGGTGAAGCAATGGAATACCCACGGCTACTACGGGACCGTCAGCCACAACGTGAAGGCTGTCTATCAGCGCTATATGGGCTGGTTCGACGGTAACCCGGCGCATCTGTGGGAACACCCGCCGGTCGAGTCCGCCAAGCGGCACGTGGCCGCCATGGGCGGGGCGCGTGAGGCGCTGAGCAAGGCGCAACGCGCCTACGACGACGGTGACTACCGCTGGGCCACCCAGATCCTGAACTATCTGATCTTCGCCGACCCCGGCAATGATCGCGCGAAGATGTTGCAGGCCAGCACCTTCGAGCAGCTCGGCTACGGCGCCGAGGCCGGCACCTGGCGCAACTTCTACCTCAGCGGCGCCTACGAATTGCGCAACGGGTCGTTCGGCACCCCGACCAGCCCGCCGTCACCCAGCATGCTCGACGGGTTGACCGTCGAGCAGGTCTTCGACGCGCTGGCCTTGCAGATCAACGGGCCCAAAGCCTGGGACCTGCACCTCACCACCGACTGGACCTTCACCGACGAGAACCGCACGCACCGAGCCGAACTCCGCAACGGCGTACTCGTGCACTGGGACCGCACCCCCGACGACGGCGCACCCGCCCCGGACGCCACCTTCACCCTGACCCGGCCGGAGCTCATCGGAATGCTCATGGGCGGCCAGGACCCGGCCGCGGCAGTGCAATCCGGCGCGCTGAAAGTCGGCGGCAACCCGTCGGTGCTGGCCCAGATCAAGGGCGTCGTCGACAAACCCGACCCCAACTTCGCCATCGTCACGCCGTAG
- a CDS encoding PDR/VanB family oxidoreductase, whose product METATAAQPFVPSRGLRMLGTVMDAYKQIFVAGSAAPLLSPPDPLRRNGFDLTLVVDRIVAEAVDVLSFTLRAADGTALPAWRPGAHLDVFLPSGMQRQYSLCGDPGELTSYRIAVRRIANGGDGSIEMHRLRAGDPLRVRGPRNAFTFVEAPSYLFIAGGIGITPILPMVRAAGSRGRLIYFGRSRATMPFLNELPRAEIRADDEVGVPDVAELIARAEPGAAVYVCGPPPVLAAAEQTMFAINPTGSLHTERFSEPPVTDGREFEVRLARTGRTLRVGAGETALTAIQRAIPDVVYSCRQGFCGTCKTRVLAGTVDHRDRTLLQADRGDHMLTCVSRAADDALVLDL is encoded by the coding sequence ATGGAAACCGCAACGGCAGCACAGCCATTCGTTCCCTCCCGCGGCCTGCGGATGCTGGGGACGGTGATGGACGCGTACAAACAGATCTTCGTCGCAGGTTCCGCCGCGCCGCTGCTGTCACCACCGGATCCGCTGCGCCGCAACGGCTTCGACCTGACCCTTGTGGTCGACCGGATCGTCGCCGAAGCCGTCGATGTCCTGTCCTTCACACTGCGCGCCGCCGACGGGACAGCGCTGCCCGCGTGGCGACCAGGCGCGCACCTGGATGTCTTCCTGCCCTCGGGAATGCAGCGCCAATACTCGCTCTGTGGCGACCCTGGCGAGCTGACCAGTTATCGGATTGCGGTGCGGCGCATCGCAAACGGTGGGGACGGGTCGATCGAGATGCATCGCCTGCGCGCGGGTGACCCGCTGCGGGTGCGTGGTCCACGCAATGCTTTCACCTTCGTCGAGGCGCCGTCGTATCTGTTCATCGCGGGCGGTATCGGCATCACCCCGATCCTGCCGATGGTCCGGGCGGCCGGGTCTCGCGGCCGCCTGATCTACTTCGGCAGGTCGCGAGCGACGATGCCGTTCCTGAACGAACTGCCCCGGGCGGAGATTCGGGCCGACGACGAAGTCGGGGTCCCGGATGTGGCCGAGTTGATCGCACGCGCCGAACCCGGTGCGGCCGTGTACGTCTGCGGTCCCCCGCCCGTTCTGGCCGCCGCGGAGCAGACCATGTTCGCGATCAATCCGACAGGTTCACTGCATACCGAACGGTTCTCCGAACCACCCGTGACCGACGGCCGCGAGTTCGAGGTCCGGCTGGCCCGCACCGGCCGAACGCTGCGGGTCGGCGCCGGGGAAACCGCGCTCACCGCCATCCAGCGCGCGATCCCGGATGTCGTGTACTCCTGCCGCCAGGGTTTCTGCGGCACCTGCAAAACCCGCGTTCTCGCCGGAACCGTCGACCACCGCGACCGGACCTTGCTCCAGGCCGACCGCGGCGACCACATGCTCACCTGTGTCTCCCGCGCGGCGGACGACGCACTGGTCCTGGACCTGTAG
- a CDS encoding TetR/AcrR family transcriptional regulator — protein MTPKDAEDSIESRILDAALVQFELVGFKKTTIEDVARRAGVDRVTIYRRVGSRDDLVQAVVSREVGAVLAELAKLPGRHDNAADLVADMFVTVLSRWRQHALAQRMMTLEPERVIASLTTEGSTAFTLSVAAAAAAAQQATELGLLPEIPDVMTRMEVACRVVHSFILLPDITVRFESDSEMADFARTYLLPIVAG, from the coding sequence GTGACCCCGAAGGATGCCGAAGACAGCATCGAATCGCGGATCCTGGACGCGGCGCTCGTGCAGTTCGAGCTGGTGGGGTTCAAGAAGACGACCATCGAGGATGTCGCGCGCCGGGCCGGGGTAGATCGGGTGACGATCTATCGCCGGGTCGGGTCGCGCGACGACCTGGTGCAGGCCGTAGTGAGTCGCGAGGTCGGCGCGGTGCTCGCGGAACTGGCGAAACTCCCCGGTCGGCACGACAACGCCGCCGACCTGGTGGCCGACATGTTCGTCACCGTGCTGTCGCGCTGGCGTCAGCACGCACTGGCGCAGCGCATGATGACCCTGGAACCGGAGCGGGTGATCGCGAGCCTCACCACCGAGGGCTCGACCGCGTTCACCCTGTCGGTCGCGGCCGCCGCGGCGGCGGCGCAGCAGGCCACCGAACTCGGGTTACTGCCCGAGATCCCGGATGTCATGACGCGTATGGAGGTCGCCTGCCGGGTGGTGCACTCCTTCATCCTGCTGCCGGACATCACGGTGCGCTTCGAATCCGATTCGGAGATGGCCGATTTCGCTCGGACCTACCTGCTGCCGATCGTCGCCGGCTGA
- a CDS encoding metal-dependent hydrolase, translating into MAATAGATRRPYREEAHAIHARDVHFDFESVPMHYIPGEVLATHIVNVMHLVLPEGERAMAQCLAEALPLIDDERLREEVQGFIGQESMHATSHEGAREHLASIGLDVDSYVSTIAWLVDRILGDHGLTGRARQEWLKERLGLFAGMEHFTAVIGEWLLNADILEERGMHPAMLDLVRWHGAEEVEHRSVVFDAFMHVDGSYARRARTAVLATATLLPLFIVSTAHLYRRDPSPDKGRYWAMQFLSATRRGVIPSWTTFFTEMPRYLRRGFHPSQLGPMDKALRYLAHSPAARAAGH; encoded by the coding sequence ATGGCTGCGACTGCCGGCGCGACGAGGCGCCCCTACCGCGAGGAAGCGCACGCGATCCATGCTCGCGACGTCCACTTCGACTTCGAATCCGTTCCGATGCACTACATCCCAGGCGAGGTGCTCGCGACGCACATCGTCAACGTGATGCACCTGGTCTTGCCGGAAGGCGAGCGCGCGATGGCCCAGTGCCTCGCCGAGGCGTTGCCCCTGATCGACGACGAGCGACTACGGGAAGAGGTCCAGGGCTTCATCGGCCAGGAATCCATGCACGCCACCAGCCACGAGGGCGCGCGCGAGCATCTGGCGTCGATCGGGCTGGACGTGGATTCCTACGTGTCGACGATCGCCTGGCTGGTCGACCGCATCCTCGGCGACCACGGCCTCACGGGCCGGGCCCGCCAGGAATGGCTCAAGGAACGGCTCGGATTGTTCGCCGGGATGGAGCATTTCACCGCGGTGATCGGCGAATGGCTGCTCAACGCCGACATTCTCGAAGAACGCGGCATGCATCCGGCGATGCTGGATCTGGTGCGCTGGCACGGCGCGGAGGAGGTCGAGCACCGCAGCGTGGTGTTCGACGCGTTCATGCACGTGGACGGCAGTTACGCGCGCCGGGCGCGCACCGCCGTGCTGGCCACCGCGACGCTGCTGCCGCTGTTCATCGTCTCGACGGCGCACCTGTACCGCCGCGACCCCTCGCCGGACAAGGGTCGCTACTGGGCCATGCAGTTCCTCAGCGCCACCCGGCGCGGCGTAATCCCCAGTTGGACCACCTTCTTCACCGAGATGCCCCGCTATCTGCGGCGCGGCTTCCACCCGTCACAGCTCGGGCCGATGGACAAGGCGCTGCGCTATCTCGCGCACTCCCCCGCCGCGCGGGCGGCCGGGCACTGA
- a CDS encoding GMC family oxidoreductase yields the protein MSEKNRFDYVIVGAGSAGAVVAARLSENPAVSVLLLEAGGEDDADEIHIPAAFPNLFKTKWDWNYETTEQKHMAGRRAFWPRMKGLGGCSSMNAMIYIRGNRADYDSWRDDFGAEGWGYADVLPYFVRAEGNTRLSDSFHGSAGPQHVEDRRFNHETTDAWIEAAVAHGLERNDDFNGAEQEGAGRYQVTCKDGRRWSTADGYLRPALRRPNLTIRTSAFATRVVLEGTRAVGVAYRQRGVEHIAYADGEVVLSGGSINSPQLLMLSGIGPATHLREHGIEPVVDLPGVGENLHDHPVTPFIWYSKDTSDLTDFSNPARLMQWKLSGRGPLSSNVGEGGAFFASRDGLAGPDIQIITAPTGFYDNGFQEPTAQMLTAGATLVNVASRGRLRLRSADPAWKPEMDPAYFSDPVDLAASVAGARRLFEIVREKPFARFLSRPYLPSQVSGLTDDELGDHIRAWTQTLYHPVGTCSMGTGEDAVVDPQLRVRGIEGLRVADASVMPMVPRGNTNAPAIMVGEKASDLIRGVQA from the coding sequence TTGAGCGAGAAGAACCGCTTCGACTACGTGATCGTCGGGGCCGGAAGCGCGGGGGCCGTGGTGGCGGCCCGGCTGTCGGAGAATCCCGCGGTGTCGGTGCTGCTGCTGGAGGCCGGCGGCGAAGACGATGCCGACGAGATCCATATTCCGGCCGCGTTCCCGAACCTGTTCAAGACCAAGTGGGACTGGAATTACGAGACCACCGAGCAGAAGCACATGGCGGGTCGCCGCGCCTTCTGGCCGCGGATGAAGGGCCTCGGCGGGTGTTCGTCGATGAACGCCATGATCTACATCCGCGGCAATCGCGCCGACTACGACAGCTGGCGCGACGATTTCGGCGCCGAAGGCTGGGGTTACGCCGATGTGCTGCCGTATTTCGTTCGGGCCGAGGGCAATACGCGGCTCAGTGATTCCTTCCACGGCAGTGCGGGCCCGCAGCACGTGGAGGACCGTCGCTTCAACCATGAGACGACCGATGCCTGGATCGAGGCGGCGGTCGCGCACGGGCTCGAGCGCAACGACGACTTCAATGGCGCTGAACAGGAGGGCGCCGGCCGCTACCAGGTGACCTGCAAGGACGGCAGGCGCTGGTCGACGGCGGACGGCTATCTGCGTCCGGCCTTGCGGCGGCCCAACTTGACCATCCGGACCAGCGCGTTCGCCACCCGCGTGGTGCTGGAGGGCACCCGGGCCGTGGGCGTCGCCTACCGGCAGCGCGGCGTCGAGCACATCGCCTACGCGGACGGCGAGGTGGTGCTGTCCGGCGGCTCCATCAATTCCCCGCAGCTGCTGATGCTTTCGGGTATCGGACCCGCCACGCATCTGCGTGAGCACGGTATCGAGCCGGTGGTAGATCTGCCGGGGGTAGGGGAGAACCTGCACGACCATCCGGTCACGCCGTTCATCTGGTACAGCAAGGACACCTCCGACCTCACCGACTTCTCGAACCCGGCCCGGCTCATGCAGTGGAAGCTGTCCGGGCGCGGCCCGCTGTCGTCGAATGTGGGCGAGGGTGGCGCGTTCTTCGCCTCCCGGGACGGCCTGGCTGGGCCCGATATCCAGATCATCACCGCGCCGACGGGGTTCTACGACAACGGATTCCAGGAGCCGACCGCCCAGATGCTCACCGCGGGCGCGACATTGGTGAACGTGGCCAGCCGCGGTCGGCTGCGGCTGCGGTCGGCGGATCCGGCGTGGAAGCCGGAAATGGACCCCGCCTACTTCAGCGATCCCGTCGATCTGGCCGCGTCCGTCGCCGGTGCGCGCCGCCTGTTCGAGATCGTGCGGGAAAAGCCGTTCGCGCGCTTCCTTTCTCGGCCGTACCTGCCGAGTCAGGTCTCCGGGCTGACCGACGACGAGCTGGGCGACCACATCCGGGCCTGGACTCAGACGCTCTACCACCCGGTGGGCACGTGCTCGATGGGCACCGGCGAAGACGCTGTGGTCGATCCGCAGCTGCGGGTGCGCGGCATCGAGGGCTTGCGTGTCGCCGACGCCTCGGTGATGCCGATGGTGCCCCGTGGCAACACCAACGCCCCCGCGATCATGGTGGGCGAGAAGGCATCCGATCTGATTCGCGGAGTGCAGGCATGA
- a CDS encoding short-chain dehydrogenase/reductase has product MIDIGPLRRITGARYDIRGKTVLITGAGQGIGSALAGVLHQRGAALALVDIDETRARTVASELGDRTLPIGADVTDRDAMTAAIARTAEHFGRLDVVVANAGVVPKPATLRTMDARSFDHVLGVNLTGVFNTVHPALDHIVSARGHVVVVSSCAAFAPGMGGSPYMISKAGVEQLGRALRVELAPHRATAGISYFGIVDTEMTHATLDRDDLGRAIDNLLPWPLNVRITAAEAARVIADGIGRRAARTIAPAGWEPYALLRGIINIALDHQLTRDPRVARLIRVLENAA; this is encoded by the coding sequence ATGATCGACATCGGGCCACTACGCCGAATCACCGGTGCGCGCTACGACATCCGCGGCAAGACGGTGCTGATCACCGGAGCGGGCCAGGGCATCGGCAGCGCCCTCGCCGGCGTCCTGCATCAGCGCGGCGCTGCGCTCGCCCTGGTCGATATCGACGAAACCCGCGCTCGCACAGTCGCTTCCGAGCTCGGTGACCGCACCTTGCCGATCGGCGCCGACGTCACCGACCGGGACGCCATGACCGCGGCGATCGCCCGCACGGCCGAGCACTTCGGCCGCCTCGACGTCGTGGTCGCCAACGCCGGGGTCGTGCCGAAACCGGCCACCCTGCGCACCATGGACGCCCGCAGCTTCGATCACGTCCTCGGCGTCAACCTCACCGGCGTCTTCAATACCGTCCACCCGGCGCTGGACCACATCGTCAGCGCGCGTGGACATGTCGTCGTCGTTTCATCGTGCGCCGCCTTCGCGCCGGGCATGGGCGGCTCCCCCTACATGATCAGCAAGGCCGGGGTCGAACAACTCGGCCGGGCCCTGCGCGTGGAACTCGCCCCGCACCGGGCGACCGCGGGCATCTCCTATTTCGGCATCGTCGACACGGAAATGACCCACGCCACCCTCGATCGCGACGACCTCGGCCGCGCCATCGACAACCTGCTGCCCTGGCCGCTGAACGTCCGCATCACCGCGGCCGAGGCCGCCCGCGTCATCGCCGACGGCATCGGCCGCCGCGCCGCCCGCACCATCGCCCCCGCCGGGTGGGAACCCTACGCGCTACTGCGCGGCATCATCAATATCGCGCTGGATCATCAGCTGACCCGCGACCCGCGCGTAGCCCGGCTGATCCGTGTTTTGGAGAACGCGGCCTGA
- a CDS encoding AraC family transcriptional regulator encodes MDTAGAKQRTNVLIGMRAPTSALLVTRLAAEQGLAESDCLRGTGLVGTDLRKPGALVTGAQEIAIITNVLRALPDSPGLGLAAGLRYHATVHGMWGYALIASQSIRDAIDIGLRFLELSYSFCDITAEETGDEIALVIQPAVTDPVVARFVAERDINVIATLLRDIAGPAHRLSAVRLPYPEPAPDAVQRINEALSFAPQYDCDHYATVFDKSIVDDPLPQADPYTAELATQQCRELAAQRRALTGTAGRVRDLLFRQTRGPLTESEVAAALHLSGRTLRRQLAAEGHSYRSLLDEVRHTLACELLTGTDLPTAAIADRLGYTEAASFTRAFQRWSGTTPLRWRKAQ; translated from the coding sequence GTGGATACCGCAGGTGCGAAGCAGCGCACAAACGTGCTGATCGGCATGCGCGCGCCGACGAGCGCCCTATTGGTCACGCGACTGGCCGCCGAGCAAGGCTTGGCCGAATCGGACTGTTTGCGTGGCACCGGCCTCGTCGGCACGGATCTGCGCAAGCCGGGCGCGCTGGTGACCGGCGCGCAGGAGATCGCGATCATCACGAATGTGCTGCGCGCCCTGCCCGACAGTCCCGGCCTCGGCTTGGCCGCCGGTCTGCGCTACCACGCCACCGTGCACGGCATGTGGGGTTACGCGCTCATCGCCAGCCAGTCCATTCGCGATGCGATCGATATCGGCCTGCGGTTTCTGGAACTGTCGTATTCCTTCTGCGATATCACCGCAGAGGAGACCGGCGACGAGATCGCGCTGGTGATCCAGCCCGCGGTGACCGATCCGGTAGTGGCCCGATTCGTCGCCGAACGCGATATCAACGTCATCGCGACCCTGCTCCGCGATATCGCCGGACCGGCCCACCGGTTGAGCGCGGTGCGGCTGCCCTACCCCGAGCCCGCGCCCGACGCCGTCCAGCGCATCAACGAAGCCCTCTCCTTCGCACCGCAGTACGACTGCGACCACTACGCGACCGTTTTCGACAAGAGCATCGTCGACGACCCGCTGCCCCAAGCCGACCCGTACACCGCCGAACTCGCCACCCAGCAGTGCCGCGAACTCGCCGCCCAGCGCCGCGCCCTCACCGGCACCGCGGGACGAGTCCGCGACCTGCTCTTCAGGCAGACGCGCGGCCCGCTGACCGAATCGGAAGTCGCAGCCGCGCTGCATCTTTCGGGCCGCACCCTGCGCCGCCAGCTGGCCGCCGAAGGCCACTCCTACCGCTCGCTCCTCGACGAGGTACGCCACACCCTGGCCTGCGAGTTGCTCACTGGCACCGACCTGCCGACGGCGGCCATCGCCGACCGCCTCGGCTACACCGAGGCCGCCAGCTTCACCCGCGCCTTCCAACGCTGGTCCGGCACCACACCCTTGCGCTGGCGCAAAGCCCAATAG
- a CDS encoding NAD(P)/FAD-dependent oxidoreductase, with protein MIVGAGFGGIGLAIKLRQAGFDDLVILERAGDLGGTWQANTYPGCACDVPSQLYSYSFAPNPNWSRKYGRQSEILEYIRAVATKHDVLQHIQFNTELLEARWDDAAAQWRIITSQGDVTADFLISATGLFAEAKYPSVPGLDTFEGKTFHSLHWDHDYDLTGKRVAVIGTGASAVQFVPEIQPEVAELVLFQRSAPWIVPRMDRRTLGLERLLLRQLPLVGKAIRGGWFTAIEGFGLVGFVDKRFRHPYELLGRLQLLRQVRDPELRRTLTPDYMIGCKRAIFSDSYLPALDQPNVEVVTDGIAEVRPHSIVLRDGSERPIDAIIFGTGFTATPSAFERFISRDGLSMAELYRKQPQSYLGATLAGFPNFFCTLGPFGAAGNQSAIFMIESQIAYIVDALTTVRTRGVRRVEVKPQVQQAFLDEMDQRSAATVWVTGGCTGYYQTPDGRNAGLYPNWSFQYRQRTSRFDIDSYEVNA; from the coding sequence GTGATCGTCGGCGCCGGCTTCGGCGGTATCGGCCTGGCAATCAAGCTGCGGCAGGCCGGATTCGACGATCTCGTCATCTTGGAGCGGGCCGGCGACCTCGGCGGCACCTGGCAGGCCAACACCTATCCGGGCTGCGCCTGCGATGTGCCGTCCCAGCTCTACAGCTACTCCTTCGCGCCGAACCCGAACTGGTCACGCAAGTACGGCAGGCAGTCCGAGATCCTCGAGTACATCCGCGCGGTGGCGACGAAACACGATGTGCTGCAACATATCCAGTTCAACACCGAGCTGCTGGAGGCACGGTGGGACGACGCGGCGGCGCAGTGGCGGATCATCACCTCCCAGGGCGACGTCACCGCCGATTTCCTGATCTCGGCGACCGGTTTGTTCGCGGAGGCCAAATACCCGTCCGTGCCCGGCCTGGACACCTTCGAGGGCAAGACCTTCCACTCCCTGCACTGGGATCACGACTACGACCTCACCGGCAAGCGCGTCGCGGTTATCGGCACCGGAGCGTCAGCGGTGCAGTTCGTGCCCGAAATCCAGCCCGAGGTAGCCGAACTCGTGCTGTTCCAGCGGTCCGCACCCTGGATCGTGCCCCGCATGGATCGGCGCACTCTCGGCCTGGAACGCCTGCTGCTGCGTCAGCTGCCGTTGGTGGGCAAGGCGATTCGAGGCGGCTGGTTCACCGCGATCGAGGGCTTCGGCCTGGTCGGGTTCGTGGACAAACGCTTCCGGCACCCCTATGAGCTGCTCGGGCGGCTGCAATTGTTGCGCCAGGTCCGAGATCCGGAGCTGCGGCGGACCCTGACCCCCGATTACATGATCGGCTGCAAGCGCGCCATCTTCTCCGACTCTTATCTGCCCGCCCTCGACCAGCCCAATGTCGAGGTGGTGACCGACGGCATCGCCGAAGTGCGGCCGCACTCGATCGTCCTGCGTGACGGCAGCGAACGGCCCATCGACGCCATCATCTTCGGCACCGGATTCACCGCCACCCCCAGCGCTTTCGAACGATTCATCAGCCGGGACGGTCTGTCGATGGCCGAGCTCTACCGCAAACAGCCGCAGAGCTACCTCGGCGCCACCCTCGCCGGATTCCCCAACTTCTTCTGCACGCTCGGGCCGTTCGGCGCCGCGGGCAACCAGTCCGCCATCTTCATGATCGAATCGCAGATCGCCTACATCGTGGACGCCCTGACCACCGTGCGGACCCGGGGCGTCCGCCGTGTCGAAGTGAAACCGCAAGTCCAGCAAGCTTTTCTGGACGAAATGGACCAGCGCAGCGCGGCCACGGTCTGGGTCACCGGCGGCTGCACCGGCTACTACCAAACCCCCGACGGCCGCAATGCCGGGCTCTATCCCAACTGGAGCTTCCAATATCGGCAGCGCACCAGCCGATTCGATATCGACTCCTACGAGGTGAACGCATGA